A genome region from Chrysiogenia bacterium includes the following:
- a CDS encoding dual specificity protein phosphatase family protein — translation MGAKKFTDAGRIERVKNLHFSWLRPGQLAGACQPGSWNSLEDDLKILDGEGVRAIVNLRERPYLLPAPWRERFDLIHVPMEDFSVPSVSQMEEIVELTETLLDDGKPVVYHCMAGIGRTGVVLAALLMAREELSANDAIDALAPHGRGPQSEAQRHFLQRLWAEHL, via the coding sequence GTGGGTGCAAAGAAGTTCACGGACGCGGGAAGGATCGAGAGGGTTAAGAACCTCCACTTCTCCTGGCTGCGACCCGGGCAGCTTGCCGGTGCCTGTCAGCCCGGTTCCTGGAATTCCCTTGAAGACGACCTCAAGATTCTCGACGGTGAGGGCGTGCGCGCCATCGTCAATCTTCGCGAGCGTCCCTACCTGCTGCCGGCTCCCTGGCGCGAGCGATTCGATCTCATCCATGTCCCCATGGAAGATTTTTCGGTTCCCAGCGTCTCCCAGATGGAGGAGATCGTGGAGCTGACCGAAACGCTTCTCGATGACGGCAAACCCGTCGTTTATCACTGCATGGCCGGGATCGGGCGCACGGGCGTCGTGCTGGCCGCACTGCTCATGGCCCGCGAAGAGCTCAGCGCCAACGATGCGATCGATGCGCTCGCCCCGCACGGGCGCGGTCCCCAGTCGGAGGCGCAGCGCCACTTCCTCCAGCGGCTCTGGGCCGAGCATCT